A DNA window from Vigna unguiculata cultivar IT97K-499-35 chromosome 10, ASM411807v1, whole genome shotgun sequence contains the following coding sequences:
- the LOC114165078 gene encoding FT-interacting protein 3-like, whose product MSNLKLGVEVVGAHDLMPKDGQGSCSTYVELQFDGQKFRTSTKEKDLSPVWNEKFYFNVTDPNKLQTLTLDACVYHYSKSNNSKVFLGKVHLTGPSFVPYSDAVVLHYPLEKKNVFSRIKGELGLKVFVTDDPSVKSSHPLHEIEPSADTVQRSTTDQSPVSFANSILNVFSRKKNDTRHTFHNLPNSNEEKQHKSSSSESGKASADHGKHEIKPGLPPPRVFHAYPGLSSPMDYALKETSPYLGGGQVVGGRVKRGYGPASSYDLVEPMQYLFVRVVKARDLPSKGVTGGLDPYVEVKVGNFKGVTKHYEKTQDPEWNQVFAFARENQQSTSLEVVVKDKNMLLDGVVGTVRFDLHDVPTRVPPNSPLAPEWYRLDKGKDKKKGELMLAVWFGTQADEAFPDAWHSDALTPSELSSSAYAHMRSKVYHSPRLWYLRVKVIEAQDLHSSESSQIHDAYVKLQIGNQILRTKPVESRSLALRWDQELMFVAAEPFDEHLIVSVENRVGPNKDETVGVVAIPLSQADKRADDRAIHSRWYHLEESMSSAMDGEHEKKEKDKFFSRIHLSVCLDGGYHVFDGSTYYSSDLRATSKQLWKKPIGVLEIGILSVHGLHPMKTRDGRGTTDTYCVAKYGHKWVRTRTISDSLSPKYNEQYTWEVYDPATVLTVGVFDNGQLNNPDGNKDLIVGKVRIRISTLETGRVYTNVYPLLVLHPSGVKKMGELHLAIRFSCFSMVDLMQLYFKPHMPKMHYKRPLNIMEQEKLRHQAVNVVAARLSRAEPPLRKEVVEYMSDTDSHLWSMRRSKANFYRLMTVFSGILSIVRWLGEVSTWKHPITTVLVHVLFLMLVCFPELLLPTVFLYLFVIGMWNWRFRPRYPPHMNTRLSYAEGVTPDELDEEFDTFPSSKSPDVVRWRYDRLRSVAGRIQSVVGDLATQGERIQALVNWRDPRATTMFMLFCFVSAIVLYVTPFQLPILLTGFYLMRHPMLRSKVPPAPVNFFRRLPALTDSML is encoded by the coding sequence ATGAGCAATCTGAAGCTAGGTGTGGAAGTTGTGGGTGCTCATGACCTTATGCCAAAAGATGGGCAGGGATCATGTAGTACTTATGTGGAACTTCAATTTGATGGTCAGAAATTTCGGACTTCGACTAAAGAGAAAGATCTGAGTCCTGTTTGGAACgagaaattttatttcaatgttaCTGATCCTAACAAATTGCAGACTCTCACTCTTGATGCCTGTGTGTATCACTATAGCAAGAGCAATAACTCCAAAGTCTTCCTTGGTAAGGTCCACCTCACTGGACCCTCATTTGTGCCATATTCTGATGCTGTTGTTCTTCACTACCCTCTGGAAAAGAAAAACGTGTTTTCCCGCATAAAAGGGGAGCTTGGTTTGAAGGTATTTGTCACTGATGACCCTTCAGTAAAATCCTCACACCCTCTTCATGAGATTGAACCCTCTGCAGACACAGTCCAACGCTCAACCACAGATCAATCACCAGTTTCATTCGCAAATTCAATCCTGAATGTTTTTTCGCGTAAGAAGAATGACACAAGGCACACATTTCACAACCTTCCAAattcaaatgaagaaaaacagcaTAAATCTTCTTCTTCAGAATCTGGAAAGGCTAGTGCAGACCATGGGAAGCATGAGATTAAACCTGGACTGCCTCCTCCTAGAGTTTTCCATGCATATCCGGGTTTGTCCTCTCCAATGGATTATGCACTCAAAGAGACAAGCCCTTATCTTGGAGGGGGTCAAGTAGTTGGTGGGCGAGTTAAACGAGGATATGGGCCAGCCAGCTCCTATGACCTTGTTGAGCCAATGCAATACCTTTTTGTTCGAGTTGTAAAAGCTCGCGACCTTCCATCAAAGGGTGTGACTGGTGGCCTTGATCCATATGTGGAGGTAAAGGTTGGAAATTTCAAAGGAGTTACCAAGCACTATGAGAAAACTCAGGACCCTGAATGGAATCAGGTGTTTGCCTTTGCAAGGGAGAATCAACAGTCCACTTCGCTTGAAGTTGTAGTCAAAGACAAGAATATGTTACTAGATGGAGTTGTCGGCACTGTGAGGTTTGATCTTCATGATGTTCCTACTCGTGTCCCACCGAATAGTCCGTTGGCTCCTGAATGGTATAGACTTGACAAGGGTAAGGACAAGAAGAAGGGGGAGTTGATGCTTGCTGTATGGTTTGGTACTCAAGCTGATGAAGCTTTTCCTGATGCCTGGCATTCTGATGCTCTCACTCCCAGTGAGCTCTCTTCGTCTGCATATGCTCATATGCGATCAAAGGTTTACCATTCACCGAGATTATGGTATTTACGGGTTAAAGTGATTGAGGCACAGGACTTACATTCATCAGAGAGCTCTCAAATCCATGATGCCTATGTTAAGCTCCAGATTGGTAACCAGATTTTGAGGACAAAACCAGTTGAATCAAGGAGCTTGGCTCTACGTTGGGATCAAGAGCTGATGTTTGTTGCTGCTGAGCCCTTTGATGAACATCTGATTGTATCAGTTGAAAATCGTGTCGGTCCCAACAAGGATGAGACTGTCGGAGTTGTTGCTATTCCTTTAAGCCAAGCTGACAAGAGGGCTGATGATAGAGCTATCCATTCCAGGTGGTATCACCTTGAAGAATCAATGTCATCTGCAATGGATGGGGAACATgagaaaaaggagaaagataAATTCTTTAGTAGAATTCACCTCAGTGTCTGTCTTGATGGTGGTTACCATGTTTTTGATGGATCAACTTATTATAGCAGTGATCTCAGAGCCACATCAAAGCAGCTCTGGAAGAAGCCAATTGGTGTATTAGAAATTGGCATTTTAAGTGTTCATGGACTTCATCCAATGAAAACCAGGGATGGAAGGGGAACAACAGATACATACTGTGTGGCAAAATATGGGCATAAATGGGTTCGTACCAGAACCATCAGTGACAGTCTAAGTCCGAAATACAATGAGCAGTACACTTGGGAGGTTTATGATCCAGCCACAGTTCTCACTGTTGGGGTGTTTGATAATGGACAACTCAATAACCCAGATGGTAACAAAGATCTAATCGTCGGTAAAGTTCGGATTCGGATCTCAACCCTGGAAACTGGTCGAGTTTACACGAATGTATACCCATTACTAGTCCTACATCCTTCAGGTGTCAAGAAGATGGGTGAGTTGCACTTGGCCATTAGATTCTCCTGTTTCTCAATGGTTGACTTGATGCAGCTATATTTCAAGCCTCACATGCCAAAAATGCACTACAAAAGGCCCCTTAACATCATGGAGCAGGAAAAGCTGCGACACCAAGCAGTGAATGTTGTTGCTGCACGACTCAGTAGGGCAGAGCCACCTCTTAGAAAGGAGGTAGTTGAATACATGTCCGACACAGATTCTCATCTTTGGAGTATGAGGCGCAGCAAGGCCAACTTCTACCGTTTGATGACAGTGTTTTCTGGGATTCTCTCAATTGTGCGGTGGTTGGGGGAGGTTTCTACATGGAAGCATCCTATAACAACTGTGCTGGTGCATGTTCTTTTTCTGATGCTTGTGTGTTTCCCTGAACTTCTTCTTCCAACAGTGTTTCTATACTTGTTTGTTATCGGCATGTGGAATTGGAGGTTCCGTCCTAGGTATCCTCCTCACATGAACACCAGACTCTCCTATGCAGAAGGTGTGACCCCAGATGAGCTTGATGAGGAATTTGACACCTTTCCTTCCTCCAAGAGCCCCGACGTTGTCCGGTGGCGGTACGACCGGTTGAGAAGCGTGGCGGGGAGGATTCAGAGTGTTGTTGGAGATTTAGCTACTCAAGGGGAGAGGATCCAAGCTCTTGTGAACTGGCGTGATCCTCGTGCCACCACCATGTTCATGCTGTTCTGCTTTGTGTCGGCGATTGTGTTGTATGTGACACCCTTCCAGCTGCCGATTCTTCTCACCGGATTTTACCTTATGAGGCACCCCATGCTCCGGAGCAAGGTGCCGCCGGCGCCGGTTAACTTCTTCCGCAGGTTGCCGGCTCTCACGGATAGCATGCTGTAA
- the LOC114165572 gene encoding FBD-associated F-box protein At4g10400-like has protein sequence MAKKETRTTEEDRISDMSDDVLCHILSFLTTKEAIVTSLLSKRWTLLWCMLPSLHVHCSKPIIQHHAHVQTFLALHRAPKIKTFHLQCHSHEVCCSHHTEEWVSEVVAKKVENLNISLCNSHESMLSLPTLFTCSTLVTLNINGPFYLSIPSSVHLPNLKTMELRVNSCIPHSNFCKLVSESAALELFYMGPMLLGNCFQEVKAVHKCGRVEVFYSNWVCDLFIESERDYDFNISDVMALRTWPNIVRVKAYVTVHFDDIDFVENILEGLRNVEFLYMKYFRLWLKPSLHLLPFNNLVELRLLLNREDSMFDDFPRKCPKLKVLEFNIMDSPLDISERYRYHVHHGVRERDLSIVHYLPLMSP, from the coding sequence ATGGCTAAGAAAGAGACAAGAACAACAGAAGAGGATAGAATCAGTGACATGTCAGACGATGTTTTGTGTCACATTCTTTCTTTCCTTACAACAAAGGAAGCCATTGTTACATCGTTATTGTCAAAGCGATGGACTCTTCTATGGTGCATGCTTCCCTCTCTCCACGTTCACTGCTCCAAACCAATCATCCAACACCACGCTCATGTTCAAACCTTCTTGGCCTTACACAGAGCACCAAAGATCAAAACTTTTCATCTCCAATGTCACAGCCACGAAGTTTGTTGTTCACATCACACAGAAGAATGGGTCTCTGAAGTGGTGGCGAAGAAAGTTGAAAACCTGAATATCTCCTTATGCAACTCCCATGAATCGATGCTATCATTGCCTACCTTGTTCACTTGCTCCACACTTGTCACCTTGAACATCAATGGCCCCTTTTATCTCTCCATTCCTTCTTCTGTTCATCTCCCTAATCTCAAGACCATGGAGCTCCGTGTAAACTCATGCATCCCCCACTCTAATTTTTGCAAGCTCGTGTCTGAATCTGCGGCTCTTGAACTGTTTTACATGGGGCCAATGTTGTTAGGTAATTGCTTCCAAGAGGTGAAGGCTGTGCATAAGTGTGGACGTGTTGAAGTCTTCTACAGCAACTGGGTCTGCGACCTGTTCATAGAAAGTGAACGtgattatgattttaatatctCAGATGTTATGGCGCTGAGAACATGGCCAAACATTGTGAGAGTGAAGGCTTATGTGACAGTGCACTTTGATGATATAGATTTTGTCGAGAACATCCTCGAAGGGCTACGAAACGTTGAGTTTTtgtatatgaaatattttagaCTATGGTTGAAGCCTTCTCTTCATCTTCTACCGTTTAACAATTTAGTTGAGCTTCGTCTTCTTCTTAATAGAGAAGACTCCATGTTTGATGATTTTCCCAGAAAGTGCCCTAAGCTTAAAGTTCTTGAATTTAATATCATGGACAGTCCCCTTGATATCAGTGAACGATATCGATATCATGTTCATCACGGAGTCAGAGAACGCGACCTTTCCATTGTTCATTATCTTCCTCTAATGTCACCTTAG